The following are from one region of the Hyla sarda isolate aHylSar1 chromosome 6, aHylSar1.hap1, whole genome shotgun sequence genome:
- the GLRX2 gene encoding glutaredoxin 2 — translation MRKSVISYGAIFREVCSLPNRKGPCHPLSTRSIASLTNRMGNFFSNPTDLSPSDAVNMIKETISQNCVVIYSKSSCPYCTMAKEAFNSINVNYKTIELDDVDNGREIQQALHQMTGARTVPRVFVNGTCIGGGTETRQLNQQGKLLELVQQCKITANGS, via the exons ggaagtttGTTCATTGCCAAATAGAAAAGGTCCTTGTCATCCTCTATCAACAAGATCAATAGCTTCATTGACAAACAG GATGGGAAACTTTTTTTCCAACCCTACAGATCTGTCTCCATCTGATGCTGTGAATATGATAAAG GAGACAATCTCACAAAATTGTGTAGTCATTTATTCAAAGAGCTCGTGCCCATATTGCACAATGGCCAAAGAGGCATTCAATAGCATAAATGTGAATTATAAGACCATTGAGCTGGATGACGTAGATAATGGTAGGGAGATTCAACAAGCCCTTCACCAAATGACTGGAGCCAGAACA GTGCCAAGAGTGTTTGTAAATGGAACCTGCATTGGAGGCGGCACCGAAACCCGTCAACTAAACCAACAGGGCAAATTACTTGAACTAGTCCAGCAGTGTAAGATCACAGCCAACGGGAGCTGA